The following are encoded together in the Microtus pennsylvanicus isolate mMicPen1 chromosome 8, mMicPen1.hap1, whole genome shotgun sequence genome:
- the Kcna6 gene encoding potassium voltage-gated channel subfamily A member 6, which produces MRSEKSLTLAAPGEDRGPEGEQQDAGEFPEAAGGGGCCSSERLVINISGLRFETQLRTLSLFPDTLLGDPGRRVRFFDPLRNEYFFDRNRPSFDAILYYYQSGGRLRRPVNVPLDIFMEEIRFYQLGDEALAAFREDEGCLPEGGEDEKPLPSQPFQRQVWLLFEYPESSGPARGIAIVSVLVILISIVIFCLETLPQFRADGRGGSNEGSGTRLSPASRGSHEEEEEDEDSYAFPGGIPPGGVGTGATSSFSTLGGSFFTDPFFLVETLCIVWFTFELLVRFSACPSKAAFFRNIMNIIDLVAIFPYFITLGTELVQRHEQSVSGGSGQNGQQAMSLAILRVIRLVRVFRIFKLSRHSKGLQILGKTLQASMRELGLLIFFLFIGVILFSSAVYFAEADDDDSLFPSIPDAFWWAVVTMTTVGYGDMYPMTVGGKIVGSLCAIAGVLTIALPVPVIVSNFNYFYHRETEQEEQGQYTHVTCGQPTPDLKATDNGLGKPDFSEASRERRPSYLPTPHRAYAEKRMLTEV; this is translated from the coding sequence ATGAGATCGGAGAAATCCCTGACGCTGGCGGCGCCGGGGGAGGACCGTGGGCCGGAGGGGGAGCAACAGGATGCCGGAGAGTTCCCGGAGGCCGCGGGTGGCGGCGGCTGCTGTAGTAGCGAGAGGCTGGTGATCAACATCTCTGGGCTGCGCTTTGAGACGCAGCTGCGCACCCTGTCCCTGTTCCCTGACACGCTTCTGGGAGACCCTGGCCGCAGAGTCCGCTTCTTCGACCCCCTAAGGAACGAGTACTTCTTTGACCGCAACCGACCCAGCTTCGATGCTATTCTCTACTACTATCAATCCGGGGGCCGCCTGCGCAGGCCGGTCAACGTGCCCCTGGACATCTTTATGGAAGAGATCCGTTTCTATCAGTTGGGGGACGAAGCTCTGGCAGCCTTCCGGGAAGATGAGGGCTGCCTGCCCGAAGGTGGCGAGGATGAGAAACCACTCCCCTCCCAGCCCTTCCAGCGCCAGGTCTGGCTCCTCTTTGAGTACCCGGAGAGTTCTGGGCCCGCCCGAGGCATTGCCATCGTCTCTGTGTTGGTCATTCTCATCTCGATCGTCATCTTTTGCCTGGAGACCTTGCCCCAATTCCGTGCAGATGGGCGTGGTGGAAGCAACGAGGGTAGTGGGACTCGCTTGTCCCCGGCCTCCAGGGGGAGCcacgaggaagaagaggaggatgaggattCCTATGCATTTCCTGGTGGCATTCCTCCTGGAGGGGTGGGGACCGGGGCAACGTCCTCATTCAGTACTCTTGGGGGTTCCTTCTTCACTGACCCCTTCTTTCTGGTGGAAACTTTGTGTATCGTCTGGTTCACCTTTGAGCTCCTGGTGCGCTTTTCTGCCTGTCCCAGCAAGGCAGCCTTCTTTCGCAATATCATGAACATCATTGACTTGGTGGCCATCTTCCCCTACTTTATCACCCTGGGCACTGAGCTAGTGCAACGACACGAGCAGTCCGTGAGTGGTGGCAGTGGCCAAAACGGGCAGCAGGCCATGTCCCTAGCCATTCTTAGGGTGATCCGCCTGGTCCGAGTGTTCCGCATCTTCAAGCTTTCCCGCCATTCCAAGGGGCTGCAGATCCTGGGTAAGACCTTGCAGGCGTCCATGAGAGAGCTCGGgctgctcatcttcttcctcttcatcggAGTCATCCTCTTCTCCAGCGCCGTCTACTTCGCAGAGGCGGATGATGATGACTCTCTCTTCCCTAGCATCCCAGATGCCTTCTGGTGGGCTGTGGTGACAATGACCACAGTAGGTTATGGGGACATGTACCCCATGACAGTGGGGGGCAAGATCGTGGGTTCTCTGTGTGCGATTGCTGGGGTTCTCACCATTGCACTACCGGTACCAGTTATTGTCTCCAATTTCAACTACTTCTACCACCGAGAGACGGAGCAGGAGGAGCAAGGCCAGTACACCCATGTCACTTGTGGGCAGCCTACGCCGGACCTGAAGGCAACGGACAATGGGCTTGGCAAACCTGACTTTTCCGAGGCTTCACGAGAAAGGCGGCCTAGCTACCTTCCAACTCCACACCGAGCTTATGCGGAGAAAAGGATGCTCACCGAGGTTTGA